The Panicum hallii strain FIL2 chromosome 9, PHallii_v3.1, whole genome shotgun sequence genome has a window encoding:
- the LOC112874749 gene encoding exocyst complex component EXO84B-like yields the protein MASAKSSRSRPAGHSGVFPVNAAAGAGGGDGGVQLADKLKIFKTDNFDPDAYVQSKCRTMDEKEIRHLCSYLQDLKKASAEEMRRSVYANYAAFIRTSKEISDLEGELLSVRNLLSTQSALIHGLSEGVQIDSLSTGLEGSAEQDISTVEDQEPSEIWKWSTDFPDMLDVSLAERRVDEALDALDEAEQIAADAKQKGTLSTADILALKRAISENRQKLADQLAEAACQSSTCGVELRAAASALKRLGDGPRAHSLLLSAHNQRLQLNMQTIQPSSTSYGGAYTASLAQQVFRVIAQALSDSAEVFGDEPAYMSELVTWATKQAMSFSLLVKRHALASCAAGGGLRAAAECVKIALGYSELLEARGLSLSAVLMKQFRPSVEQALDSNLRRIEESTAALAAADDWILTYPPTGIRPFARSSAGSLALQPKLSSSAHRFNSMVQDFFEDVGPLVSLQLGGSAMDGLLKIFDSYVNLLVSALPGSVDDEVNLEGLGNKIVRMAETEEQQLALLANASLLAEELLPRAAMKLYSMNPVRGPDRQNRAAEQREWKRKLHRTVDKLRDSFCRQHALDLIFTDDGDSHLTADMYINMDNTVEDPEWVPSLIFQELYGKLNKMASIASDMFVGRERFSTLLMMRLTETVMLWLSEDQSFWEEIEDGPRALGPLGLQQFYLDMQFVILFGQGRFLSRHVHQVILNIIDRAMAAFSATGMDPDRVLPSDDWFIDVAQETISRISGKPRVANGEREVNSPTASVSAQSVSSVRSHSSS from the exons ATGGCGTCCGCCAAGTCGTCGAGGTCGCGGCCTGCCGGCCACTCCGGCGTGTTCCCGGTGaacgcggcggccggcgcgggaggcggcgacggcggggtgCAGCTGGCGGACAAGCTCAAGATATTCAAGACCGACAACTTCGACCCCGACGCCTACGTGCAGTCCAAGTGCCGCACCATGGACGAGAAG GAAATAAGGCACCTGTGTTCTTATCTGCAAGATCTAAAGAAGGCTTCTGCTGAAGAGATGCGCAGAAGTGTTTATGCAAATTATGCTGCATTCATCAG AACATCAAAGGAGATATCAGACCTTGAAGGGGAGCTGTTATCTGTTAGAAATTTGCTAAGTACGCAATCAGCTTTGATTCATGGTCTATCCGAAGGAGTTCAGATAGATTCGTTGAGTACAGGGCTTGAAGGTTCTGCTGAGCAAGACATATCCACTGTTGAAGATCAGGAACCATCAGAAATATGGAAATGGTCTACAGATTTCCCTGACATGCTTGATGTTTCGCTAGCCGAAAGAAGAGTTGATGAAGCACTGGATGCCCTGGATGAAGCAGAACAAATTGCTGCTGATGCAAAACAGAAGGGAACTCTTAGTACGGCTGACATTCTGGCTTTAAAGAGGGCTATATCTGAAAATCGTCAGAAATTGGCTGATCAGCTAGCTGAAGCTGCTTGCCAGTCTTCTACTTGTGGTGTTGAGCTTCGCGCTGCAGCTTCTGCCCTCAAGAGGCTTGGTGATGGACCTCGTGCTCATAGTTTGTTACTCAGTGCACACAATCAAAGGCTTCAATTAAACATGCAAACAATACAACCATCTAGCACATCATATGGTGGGGCATACACTGCTTCTCTTGCACAGCAAGTTTTTCGTGTTATAGCTCAGGCTCTCAGCGACTCTGCCGAGGTCTTTGGTGATGAACCAGCATACATGTCTGAATTGGTTACTTGGGCTACTAAGCAGGCGATGTCATTTTCACTGCTTGTAAAGAGGCATGCTTTAGCCTCTTGTGCAGCTGGTGGGGgcttaagagctgctgcagaaTGTGTGAAGATAGCACTTGGTTATTCGGAATTGCTGGAAGCTCGTGGTCTATCACTTTCAGCAGTTCTAATGAAGCAATTCAGACCCTCTGTTGAGCAAGCATTGGATTCCAATTTGAGGAGAATTGAAGAGAGTACTGCTGCTTTAGCTGCAGCTGATGACTGGATACTCACCTATCCTCCAACTGGTATACGTCCATTTGCTAGATCATCTGCTGGTAGTCTGGCACTCCAGCCGAAGCTCTCAAGCAGTGCTCACCGTTTCAATTCAATGGTTCAG GATTTCTTTGAGGATGTTGGACCACTGGTTAGCTTACAGCTAGGTGGTTCCGCGATGGATGGGCTTCTGAAAATATTTGACTCGTATGTAAACTTGCTCGTAAGTGCTCTTCCAGGGTCAGTGGATGATGAAGTTAACTTGGAAGGTTTAGGGAATAAGATTGTTAGAATGGCAGAGACGGAGGAGCAGCAGTTAGCACTGCTAGCTAATGCATCTTTACTAGCTGAAGAGTTGCTACCCAGAGCAGCTATGAAGCTGTACTCTATGAACCCAGTCAGAGGTCCTGACAGACAAAATCGCGCGGCAGAGCAACGAGAATGGAAAAGGAAGCTGCACCGCACGGTAGACAAACTTAGAGATAGTTTCTGCAGACAGCATGCTCTAGATCTTATATTCACAGACGATGGTGACTCCCATCTGACCGCAGACATGTACATAAATATGGATAATACTGTTGAAGATCCAGAATGGGTTCCGTCTCTGATTTTCCAG GAATTATATGGAAAATTAAATAAGATGGCAAGCATTGCATCAGACATGTTTGTGGGTAGGGAAAGGTTTTCTACATTGCTTATGATGCGACTTACGGAGACAGTCATGCTTTGGCTCTCAGAAGACCAGAGCTTTTGGGAAGAGATCGAAGATGGACCAAGGGCTTTGGGTCCACTTGGACTTCAGCAG TTCTACCTGGATATGCAATTTGTCATCCTTTTTGGGCAAGGGCGTTTCTTATCTCGGCACGTGCATCAAGTCATTTTGAACATCATTGATAGGGCGATGGCAGCATTTTCTGCTACTGGGATGGACCCTGATAG GGTCCTTCCAAGCGACGACTGGTTCATCGACGTTGCCCAGGAGACTATCAGTAGGATCAGCGGGAAGCCACGAGTTGCCAATGGGGAGAGGGAGGTGAACAGCCCGACGGCGTCCGTGTCTGCACAGTCCGTGTCGTCGGTTAGATCTCACAGCAGCTCCTAG
- the LOC112875697 gene encoding uncharacterized protein LOC112875697 isoform X2 translates to MPSPRRPLASPCRGRIVLLLIPALLLLSSAAHSAEELTRVLSVGKELVGETMPLRHGRRVYRIDGLRPSAWYEIPSSFSIRLVDDPDDANWSSKNRRLLNTEKIIFKAEGSNPVYVLVTVEPEGVVAKPNVPERELTLFNIVCDELMLGIPVFAWWVGIAAILCIVLASLAPLVLPLHKLLNYEGSDLSKADAAKMS, encoded by the exons ATGCCATCTCCGCGGCGGCCGCTCGCCTCGCCATGCCGCGGCCGCatcgtcctcctcctcatcccggcgctgctgctgctctcctccgccgcgcacAG CGCGGAGGAGTTGACGAGGGTGCTTAGCGTCGGCAAGGAGCTGGTGGGCGAGACGATGCCACTGCGCCACGGCCGGCGGGTCTACAGGATCGACGGGCTGCGGCCGTCCGCGTGGTACGAA ATACCCTCCAGCTTTTCTATTCGGCTTGTAGACGATCCTGACGATGCGAACTGGAGCAGCAAGAACAGGAGGCTGCTCAACACAGAGAAGATAATTTTCAAGGCTGAGGGTAGCAACCCG GTTTATGTTCTTGTCACTGTGGAGCCTGAGGGTGTGGTGGCGAAGCCAAATGTGCCAGAGAGAGAACTCACACTTTTTAACATTG TTTGCGATGAACTTATGCTTGGGATCCCAGTTTTTGCCTGGTGGGTTGGAATCGCAGCAATACTCTGCATCGTGCTGGCATCGCTGGCACCACTCGTTCTCCCGCTGCATAAGCTCCTCAACTATGAAGGCTCGGACCTGAGCAAAGCTGATGCCGCCAAGATGTCATGA
- the LOC112876301 gene encoding UDP-glycosyltransferase 91C1-like, with amino-acid sequence MGEADATKLDVVLFPWLAIGHMIPYLELAKRLAARGHAVTFLSTPRNVARLPPVPAQLAPRVRLVALPAPAVEGLPEGAESTADVPPEKNELIKKAVDGLAAPFAAFLADAVAGGRRPDWIVHDFCHRSLPRIAGEHGVPCAAFLIVQATTIAFLGPRWAHAAYPRTSREDFTVAPKWCPSFPHAVAYRRHEADWAVRAFQPNVSGVSDMDRMWEIIERTRFTIYRSSDEMEPGVFTLLTDLFRKPAIPAGVLIQQPDLADGAGKSSRSGVRSEVLQWLDSQPPKSVIYVALGSEAPLTASNLHELALGLELAGVRFLWAFRKPSGMSAAPGTGVGELLPAGFEHRTRGHGLVWSGWVPQVAVLAHGAVGAFLTHCGWGSTIEGLVSGHPLVMLPFVVDQGLIARAMAERGIGVEVARDESDGSFGRDGVAAAVRRVMVEEEGKVFGSNAEKLKEVLGDRRRQDQYMDELEGYLTRYKPTRTTTVPNGAGPR; translated from the coding sequence ATGGGCGAAGCTGACGCCACGAAGCTCGACGTGGTGCTGTTCCCGTGGCTGGCGATCGGGCACATGATCCCGTACCTGGAGCTCGCCAAGCGCCTGGCGGCGAGGGGCCACGCCGTCACGTTCCTCTCCACGCCGCGGAACGTCGCCCGGCTCCCGCCCGTGCCGGCGCAGCTGGCGCCCCGCGTGCGCCTCGTGGCGCTGCCGGCCCCGGCCGTGGAGGGCCTGCCCGAGGGCGCCGAGTCCACGGCCGACGTGCCGCCGGAGAAGAACGAGCTCATCAAGAAGGCGGTCGACGGCCTCGCCGCCCCGTTCGCGGCGTTCCTCGCGGACGCCGTGGCCGGCGGGAGGCGGCCGGACTGGATCGTCCACGACTTCTGCCACCGCTCGCTCCCGCGGATCGCCGGGGAGCACGGGGTGCCGTGCGCTGCGTTCCTGATCGTGCAGGCCACCACGATCGCGTTCCTGGGGCCGCGGTGGGCGCACGCCGCGTATCCGCGCACGTCGCGCGAGGACTTCACCGTGGCGCCCAAGTGGTGCCCGTCGTTCCCTCACGCCGTCGCCTACCGCCGCCACGAGGCCGACTGGGCCGTCCGCGCGTTCCAGCCCAACGTGTCCGGGGTGTCCGACATGGACCGCATGTGGGAGATCATCGAGCGCACCCGATTCACCATCTACCGCAGCAGCGACGAGATGGAGCCCGGGGTATTCACGCTGCTCACCGATCTCTTCCGCAAGCCGGCCATCCCGGCCGGGGTCCTAATACAGCAGCCCGACCTCGCCGACGGCGCCGGCAAGAGCTCCCGCTCCGGTGTCCGTTCCGAGGTCCTGCAATGGCTGGACAGCCAGCCACCGAAGTCCGTCATCTACGTCGCACTCGGGAGCGAGGCGCCACTGACGGCCAGCAACTTGCACGAGCTCGCGCTGGGGCTGGAACTCGCCGGCGTCCGCTTTCTATGGGCATTCCGGAAGCCGAGCGGCATGTCCGCCGCCCCCGGCACCGGCGTGGGCGAGCTGTTGCCTGCCGGGTTCGAGCACCGGACACGCGGGCACGGCCTCGTGTGGTCGGGGTGGGTGCCGCAGGTCGCCGTGCTCGCGCACGGCGCGGTGGGCGCGTTCCTGACGCACTGTGGGTGGGGCTCCACCATCGAAGGCCTCGTGTCTGGGCACCCGCTGGTGATGCTGCCGTTCGTCGTGGACCAGGGCCTCATCGCGCGCGCGATGGCGGAGCGGGGCATCGGCGTGGAGGTGGCGAGGGACGAGAGCGACGGCTCCTTCGGCAGGGATGGCgtcgcggcggcggtgcggcgcgtcatggtggaggaagaagggaaggTGTTTGGAAGCAATGCCGAGAAGCTGAAGGAAGTTCTCGGCGATCGGCGACGGCAGGATCAGTACATGGACGAGCTTGAAGGGTACCTCACACGCTACAAGCCTACAAGGACAACAACAGTTCCTAATGGTGCCGGTCCAAGGTAA
- the LOC112874751 gene encoding germin-like protein 3-7 has protein sequence MSRSPASLLLLLLSAATLVATCRGDPEPVQDFCVAAPRGDGEAFPGLPCKPASTVVSDDFFFAAHARGASTDNPTGSGVTPGNVEAFPGLNTLGLSLNRVDLAPGGVNPLHSHPRSAELVHVEDGEMLVGFVSTEGKFYSKVVRAGESFVIPRGMMHFQYNVGAGAARAMTVFNSQLPGVVLAAQSLFGAEPEIPDAVLAKSFQVDAEIIKLLKSKFRKG, from the coding sequence ATGTCGAGGTCGCCGGCGTCgttgctcctcctcctcctgtcgGCGGCGACGCTCGTGGCCACCTGCCGCGGCGACCCCGAGCCGGTCCAGGACTTCTGCGTGGCCGCGCcgcggggcgacggcgaggcgtTCCCGGGCCTCCCGTGCAAGCCGGCGTCGACGGTGGTCTCCGACGACTTCTTCTtcgcggcgcacgcgcgcggcgccaGCACGGACAACCCGACGGGGTCTGGCGTGACGCCGGGCAACGTGGAGGCGTTCCCGGGGCTCAACACGCTCGGCCTGTCCCTCAACCGCGTGGACCTCGCCCCGGGCGGCGTCAACCCGCTGCACAGCCACCCGCGCTCCGCCGAGCTCGTGCACGTCGAGGACGGGGAGATGCTCGTCGGGTTCGTCAGCACGGAGGGGAAGTTCTACTCCAAGGTGGTGCGGGCCGGGGAGAGCTTCGTGATCCCGCGCGGGATGATGCACTTCCAGTACAACGTCGGCGCTGGCGCCGCCAGGGCCATGACGGTGTTCAATAGCCAGCTGCCCGGCGTCGTGCTCGCCGCGCAGTCCCTGTTCGGGGCCGAGCCGGAGATACCCGACGCCGTCCTGGCCAAGAGCTTCCAGGTGGACGCCGAGATCATCAAGCTCCTCAAGTCCAAGTTCCGGAAAGGATAG
- the LOC112875283 gene encoding squalene synthase 1, translated as MGALSRPEEVVALVKLRVAAGQIKRQIPPEEHWGFAYSMLQNVSRSFALVIQQLGPELRNAVCIFYLVLRALDTVEDDTSIPTEVKVPILQEFYRHIYNRDWHYSCGTNNYKVLMDKFHHVSTAFLELGEGYQKAIEEITRRMGAGMAKFICKEVETVDDYEEYCHYVAGLVGYGLSRLFYAAGTEDLAPDSLSNSMGLFLQKTNIIRDYLEDINEIPKSRMFWPQEIWSKYADKLEDFKYEENSQKAVQCLNDLVTNALIHAEDCLQYMSALKDHAIFRFCAIPQIMAIGTCALCYNNVNVFRGVVKMRRGLTARVIDETNSMSDVYTAFYEFSLLLESKIDDNDPNAALTRKRVDSIKQTCRSSGLLKSRGYHLDKSPYKPMLLMIVLLLVAIIFGVLYTK; from the exons ATGGGGGCGCTGTCGCGaccggaggaggtggtggcgctggTCAAGctgcgggtggcggcggggcagATCAAGCGCCAGATCCCGCCCGAGGAGCACTGGGGCTTCGCCTACTCCATGCTCCAGAATGTCTCCCGAAGCTTCGCGCTCGTCATCCAGCAGCTCGGCCCCGAGCTCCGCAATGCA GTGTGCATCTTCTACCTCGTGCTCCGTGCCCTCGACACCGTTG AGGATGACACTAGCATCCCAACCGAGGTGAAGGTGCCCATCCTCCAGGAATTCTATCGCCACATCTACAACCGCGACTGGCACTACTCGT GTGGAACAAATAACTACAAAGTGCTGATGGATAAGTTTCACCACGTATCCACTGCGTTCCTGGAGCTTGGTGAAGG tTATCAAAAGGCAATTGAAGAAATCACTAGGCGAATGGGAGCAGGAATGGCAAAATTTATATGCAAGGAG GTTGAAACTGTTGATGACTATGAAGAATACTGTCACTATGTAGCCGGGCTGGTTGGGTATGGACTTTCCAGACTGTTTTATGCTGCTGGGACTGAAGATCTGGCTCCAGACTCACTGTCAAATTCAATGGGTCTATTTTTGCAG AAAACTAATATAATTAGGGACTATTTGGAAGACATAAATGAGATACCAAAGTCCCGCATGTTCTGGCCTCAAGAGATATGGAGTAAATATGCAGATAAACTTGAG GATTTCAAATATGAGGAAAATTCACAAAAGGCAGTACAGTGCTTGAACGATCTAGTGACTAATGCATTGATCCATGCTGAAGACTGCCTCCAGTACATGTCAGCCTTGAAGGATCATGCTATTTTCCGTTTTTGTGCAATACCTCAG ATAATGGCAATTGGAACATGTGCTCTTTGCTACAATAATGTGAATGTCTTTAGAGGAGTTGTAAAGATGAGACGTG GGCTCACGGCACGAGTGATTGATGAGACAAACTCAATGTCAGACGTCTATACTGCTTTCTATGAGTTTTCTTTGTTGCTGGAGTCAAAG ATTGACGACAATGATCCAAATGCTGCGCTAACACGAAAACGTGTGGATTCAATAAAGCAAACTTGCAGGTCATCAGGTTTGCTAAAGAGCAG GGGGTACCATTTGGACAAGTCACCTTACAAGCCTATGCTG CTCATGATTGTTCTTCTGCTGGTGGCTATTATATTTGGGGTACTGTATACCAAGTGA
- the LOC112874750 gene encoding protein YLS3-like isoform X2 produces the protein MVALLVALALAGVASGDFAADRAECANQLMGLATCLTFVQDKATARAPTPDCCAGLKQVVAASKKCLCVLVKDRDEPALGFKINVTRAMDLPSLCNYPATFSDCPKILGMSPDAPEAEIFKEYARKHESQNGTAAIPAAATGAAGGKSATSSSPAGGAGSGSKPGAVVVYLASSALVAFVSVLA, from the exons atggtggcgcTGCTGGTGGCTCTGGCGCTGGCGGGCGTGGCGAGCGGGGACTTCGCGGCGGACCGGGCGGAGTGCGCGAACCAGCTGATGGGCCTGGCGACGTGCCTGACGTTCGTGCAGGACaaggcgacggcgcgggcgcCGACGCCCGACTGCTGCGCGGGGCTCAAGCAGGTGGTGGCCGCCAGCAAGAAGTGCTTGTGCGTGCTGGTCAAGGACCGCGACGAGCCGGCGCTGGGCTTCAAGATCAACGTCACCCGCGCCATGGACCTGCCCTCCCTCTGCAACTACCCCGCGACCTTCTCCGACTGCCCCA AGATCCTTGGGATGTCGCCGGACGCCCCCGAGGCGGAGATCTTCAAGGAGTACGCGAGGAAGCACGAGTCCCAGAACGGCACCGCGGCCATACCCGCCGCTGCAACCG GTGCCGCGGGCGGGAAGAGCGCCAcgagctcgtcgccggcgggcggcgccggctccGGGAGCAAGCCGGGCGCGGTCGTCGTCTACCTCGCGTCGTCGGCGCTGGTCGCCTTCGTCTCCGTCCTCGCGTGA
- the LOC112874750 gene encoding protein YLS3-like isoform X1, whose product MPIYPAPSTRPCRIAHCFLSSAPLSSLSLSLALSLSLSLSLSLSLSPTRTHTPRHRLQVDRPIVSGIMAALAHGGRRSAAAMVALLVALALAGVASGDFAADRAECANQLMGLATCLTFVQDKATARAPTPDCCAGLKQVVAASKKCLCVLVKDRDEPALGFKINVTRAMDLPSLCNYPATFSDCPKILGMSPDAPEAEIFKEYARKHESQNGTAAIPAAATGAAGGKSATSSSPAGGAGSGSKPGAVVVYLASSALVAFVSVLA is encoded by the exons ATGCCTATATATCCTGCCCCAAGCACACGCCCATGCCGTATCGCCCACTGCTTCCTCTCCTCAGCTCCTCTAAGCTCTCTCTCGCTCtcgctcgctctctctctctctctctctctctctctctctctctctctctcacccaCAAGAACACACACGCCACGACACCGCCTGCAGGTCGACCGGCCGATCGTGTCAGGCATCATGGCCGCCCTCGCGCACGGCGGTCGTaggtcggcggcggcgatggtggcgcTGCTGGTGGCTCTGGCGCTGGCGGGCGTGGCGAGCGGGGACTTCGCGGCGGACCGGGCGGAGTGCGCGAACCAGCTGATGGGCCTGGCGACGTGCCTGACGTTCGTGCAGGACaaggcgacggcgcgggcgcCGACGCCCGACTGCTGCGCGGGGCTCAAGCAGGTGGTGGCCGCCAGCAAGAAGTGCTTGTGCGTGCTGGTCAAGGACCGCGACGAGCCGGCGCTGGGCTTCAAGATCAACGTCACCCGCGCCATGGACCTGCCCTCCCTCTGCAACTACCCCGCGACCTTCTCCGACTGCCCCA AGATCCTTGGGATGTCGCCGGACGCCCCCGAGGCGGAGATCTTCAAGGAGTACGCGAGGAAGCACGAGTCCCAGAACGGCACCGCGGCCATACCCGCCGCTGCAACCG GTGCCGCGGGCGGGAAGAGCGCCAcgagctcgtcgccggcgggcggcgccggctccGGGAGCAAGCCGGGCGCGGTCGTCGTCTACCTCGCGTCGTCGGCGCTGGTCGCCTTCGTCTCCGTCCTCGCGTGA
- the LOC112875697 gene encoding uncharacterized protein LOC112875697 isoform X1: protein MPSPRRPLASPCRGRIVLLLIPALLLLSSAAHSAEELTRVLSVGKELVGETMPLRHGRRVYRIDGLRPSAWYEVKISYPASIPSSFSIRLVDDPDDANWSSKNRRLLNTEKIIFKAEGSNPVYVLVTVEPEGVVAKPNVPERELTLFNIVCDELMLGIPVFAWWVGIAAILCIVLASLAPLVLPLHKLLNYEGSDLSKADAAKMS from the exons ATGCCATCTCCGCGGCGGCCGCTCGCCTCGCCATGCCGCGGCCGCatcgtcctcctcctcatcccggcgctgctgctgctctcctccgccgcgcacAG CGCGGAGGAGTTGACGAGGGTGCTTAGCGTCGGCAAGGAGCTGGTGGGCGAGACGATGCCACTGCGCCACGGCCGGCGGGTCTACAGGATCGACGGGCTGCGGCCGTCCGCGTGGTACGAAGTCAAGATCTCCTACCCGGCCTCC ATACCCTCCAGCTTTTCTATTCGGCTTGTAGACGATCCTGACGATGCGAACTGGAGCAGCAAGAACAGGAGGCTGCTCAACACAGAGAAGATAATTTTCAAGGCTGAGGGTAGCAACCCG GTTTATGTTCTTGTCACTGTGGAGCCTGAGGGTGTGGTGGCGAAGCCAAATGTGCCAGAGAGAGAACTCACACTTTTTAACATTG TTTGCGATGAACTTATGCTTGGGATCCCAGTTTTTGCCTGGTGGGTTGGAATCGCAGCAATACTCTGCATCGTGCTGGCATCGCTGGCACCACTCGTTCTCCCGCTGCATAAGCTCCTCAACTATGAAGGCTCGGACCTGAGCAAAGCTGATGCCGCCAAGATGTCATGA